The Streptomyces rubrogriseus genomic sequence CGGTGGGCCAGCCCGCGGTGGCCTGGGCGCTGGCGTCCGGAGTCTTCGGTCTGCGGGGCCCCCAACTCCTCGACGTGGTGGTGACGTCGGCGCTCCCCGCCGCGCAGAACCTGTACACCTACGCGTCGACCTACGGGGTCGGCGAGCGCCTGGCCCGCGACGCCATCCTGGTCTCGACGGTGGTGTCCGTGCCGGTGCTGGTGGGAGTGGCGGCGGTGCTCGGGTGAGTCAGGCCTCGGGGAACTCACCGGTGTCGATGGTCAGGTCGAAGGGTGCGGGGAGCGTGAGGGAGTCGCCGAACTTCGCGGCGCTCAGCACCCGGTAGACATCACCCTTCGGTTCGCCGTACAGCGTCGCGGTGGGGCCGCCGGGTGCCCAGCGGTCGACGAGCAGGTAGAGGGGGATCCCCGCGGTGGCGCAGGCGGCGGGCTTGCCGATGCGGTCGTGCCGGGCGTCGGACTTGGAGGTGACTTCGACGACGAGCTCCGCGAGGGCGGCGGGGATGTGGGTGTCGGACTCCGTGTGATCCGGCAACTGGGTCACCACAAGATCCGGGATCAGCATCCCGAGGCGAGACGGCACCGATAGCGCGAGGGTCTGATAGATCCCCCATCGGTCAGGGATCACCGCGTACAGACGGCGCTGAATGCGATCGGTGATGTCGTTGTGAGGCAGTCCCGGAGCTGGTGACACGGTGATGATCCCCTCGATGATCTCCACCTTGCTGCCCTCGGGCCAATCCATCTCCTCCCAGAACCGGACGAGGTCGTCCCAGTTCTGGTCGGGCTCCTGGCTCACGGTGAGTGCGCTCATGGCGGTTCTCCTATCGGTGCGTCACCGATCCCAGCATGCCGAACGGGACCGGCACTGGTCTACCGGTCCCGTTCACCCGTACGAGGAAACCGCAGGTCAGGCGATGCGTTCCCGCACCACCGGCGAGGCGGTGAAGGGCGTGCCCGCCGGGGCCACGTCGTACGCGCCCTCCACCGCCGCCAGCGCGTACTCGAAGCGGTCCGGGGTGTCCGTGTGGAGGGTGAGGAGGGGCTGGCCCGCGGTGACCGTGTCGCCGGGCTTGGCGTGGAGTTCGACGCCCGCGGCGGCCTGCACCGGGTCCTCCTTGCGGGCGCGGCCCGCGCCCAGGCGCCAGGCGGCGACGCCGATGTCGTAGGCGTCGAGGCGGGTCAGGACGCCGGAGGCGCCCGCCTTCACCACGTGCTGCTCCTTCGACGTGGGCAGGGCCGCGTCCGGGTCGCCGCCCTGGGCCGCGATCATGCGGCGCCAGACGTCCATCGCGGAGCCGTCGGCCAGTGCCTTCGCCGGGTCGGCGTCCTTCAGGCCCGCCGCGTCGAGCATTTCGCGGGCCAGGGCCAACGTCAGCTCGACCACGTCCGCCGGACCGCCGCCCGCCAGGACCTCGACCGACTCGCGGACCTCCAGGGCGTTGCCCGCGGTCAGGCCGAGGGGGGTGGCCATGTCGGTGAGGAGCGCGACCGTCTTCACGCCGTGGTCGGTGCCGAGGCCGACCATCGTGGAGGCCAGTTCGCGGGCGTCCTCGATGGTCTTCATGAAGGCGCCGGAGCCCACCTTCACGTCCAGGACCAGCGATCCGGTGCCCTCGGCGATCTTCTTGGACATGATGGAGGAGGCGATCAGCGGGATCGCCTCGACCGTGCCCGTCACGTCGCGCAGCGCGTACAGCTTCTTGTCGGCCGGGGCCAGACCGTCGCCCGCCGCGCAGATCACCGCGCCGGTGGTGTCCAGGACGTCCAGCATCTCCTCGTTGGACAGGAGGGCGCGCCAGCCGGGGATGGACTCCAGCTTGTCCAGGGTGCCGCCGGTGTGGCCGAGGCCGCGGCCGGAGAGCTGCGGGACGGCCGCGCCGCACGCCGCCACCAGGGGTGCGAGGGGCAGGGTGATCTTGTCGCCGACGCCGCCCGTGGAGTGCTTGTCGGCGGTCGGGCGGGACAGGGACGAGAAGTCCATGCGCTCGCCCGAGGCGATCATCGCGGCCGTCCAGCGGGCGATCTCGCCGCGGTTCATGCCGTTGAGCAGGATCGCCATCGCGAGCGAGGACATCTGCTCGTCGGCCACCTCACCGCGCGTGTAGGCGTCGATGACCCAGTCGATCTGCTCACCGGTCAGCTCGCCGCGGTCCCGCTTGGTGCGGATGACGGAGATGACGTCCATGGCCATGTCTGGCTTTCCTAACGCGAGTTACTACTTGGTGAGGTGGTCGGGGCCGAAGGCCTGCGGGAGCATCCGGGACAGGGGCAGGATCCCCTCCGGGGTCTCCA encodes the following:
- a CDS encoding thymidine phosphorylase, with amino-acid sequence MDVISVIRTKRDRGELTGEQIDWVIDAYTRGEVADEQMSSLAMAILLNGMNRGEIARWTAAMIASGERMDFSSLSRPTADKHSTGGVGDKITLPLAPLVAACGAAVPQLSGRGLGHTGGTLDKLESIPGWRALLSNEEMLDVLDTTGAVICAAGDGLAPADKKLYALRDVTGTVEAIPLIASSIMSKKIAEGTGSLVLDVKVGSGAFMKTIEDARELASTMVGLGTDHGVKTVALLTDMATPLGLTAGNALEVRESVEVLAGGGPADVVELTLALAREMLDAAGLKDADPAKALADGSAMDVWRRMIAAQGGDPDAALPTSKEQHVVKAGASGVLTRLDAYDIGVAAWRLGAGRARKEDPVQAAAGVELHAKPGDTVTAGQPLLTLHTDTPDRFEYALAAVEGAYDVAPAGTPFTASPVVRERIA
- a CDS encoding Uma2 family endonuclease is translated as MSALTVSQEPDQNWDDLVRFWEEMDWPEGSKVEIIEGIITVSPAPGLPHNDITDRIQRRLYAVIPDRWGIYQTLALSVPSRLGMLIPDLVVTQLPDHTESDTHIPAALAELVVEVTSKSDARHDRIGKPAACATAGIPLYLLVDRWAPGGPTATLYGEPKGDVYRVLSAAKFGDSLTLPAPFDLTIDTGEFPEA